A part of Pararoseomonas sp. SCSIO 73927 genomic DNA contains:
- the secD gene encoding protein translocase subunit SecD — translation MLYFARWKVAAILGVIALGLLLCVPNLVPRSALPSWAARQISLGLDLRGGSYLLLEVDMNAVVRERVESLVDGARTRLRTANVGYMNLAGDPNNRHLSFRVRDAAQVDAAAAAIRELSNPIPVRGSPTGATEPDIAVTTAPDGTVTAALSDAALVARAGGAVEQSIEIVRRRIDETGVAEALIARQGQSRILVQLPGVEDPNRIKDLLGRTARMTFHLLDENANPQGTGAPPPGVQFLQGETRQGGLPERYAVRRRVEVDGANLSDARAGQDSRNGEWVVNFTFDSVGTRRFAEVTRQNVGRPFAIVLDDKVITAPVIREPIIGGSGQISGSFNARTANDVAVLLRAGALPAPLTVVEERTVGPELGADAIRAGVISLLAGAAFVFLYMGFAYGLLGWFANVALLVNILLMIAALSLLQATLTLPGIAGIVLTLGTALDANILINERIREETKAGRTPIQALELGFTKASGTIMDSNLTNLIAMVCLYAFGSGPVKGFAVTVAIGTVVQMWTATTLVRLLVSWWYRARRPRELPV, via the coding sequence ATGCTGTACTTCGCGCGGTGGAAAGTCGCCGCGATCCTGGGCGTCATCGCCCTGGGCCTGCTTCTCTGCGTCCCGAATCTCGTCCCGCGCTCGGCCCTGCCATCCTGGGCGGCGCGGCAGATCTCCCTCGGCCTCGACCTGCGCGGCGGCTCCTACCTCTTGCTAGAGGTGGACATGAACGCGGTGGTGCGGGAACGGGTGGAGAGCCTGGTGGACGGCGCCAGGACCCGGCTGCGCACCGCCAATGTCGGCTACATGAACCTGGCGGGGGACCCGAACAACCGCCACCTGTCCTTCCGCGTGCGCGACGCGGCCCAAGTGGACGCCGCCGCTGCCGCGATCCGGGAGCTGTCCAACCCCATCCCCGTCCGCGGCTCCCCCACCGGCGCGACCGAGCCGGACATCGCCGTGACGACCGCGCCGGACGGCACGGTGACCGCCGCCCTGTCCGACGCCGCCCTGGTGGCGCGCGCCGGGGGCGCGGTGGAGCAGTCCATCGAGATCGTGCGGCGCCGCATCGACGAGACCGGCGTCGCCGAGGCGCTGATCGCGCGCCAGGGGCAGAGCCGCATCCTCGTGCAGCTCCCCGGCGTGGAGGATCCCAACCGCATCAAGGACCTGCTGGGCCGCACCGCCCGCATGACCTTCCACCTGCTGGACGAGAACGCGAACCCGCAGGGCACCGGCGCCCCGCCGCCCGGCGTGCAGTTTCTCCAGGGCGAGACGCGGCAGGGCGGCCTGCCGGAGCGCTACGCGGTACGCCGCCGCGTGGAGGTGGACGGCGCCAACCTCTCCGATGCCCGCGCCGGCCAGGACAGCCGCAACGGCGAGTGGGTGGTGAATTTCACCTTCGATTCTGTCGGCACCCGCCGCTTCGCGGAGGTGACGCGCCAGAACGTGGGCCGGCCCTTCGCCATCGTGCTGGACGACAAGGTGATCACCGCCCCGGTGATCCGGGAGCCGATCATCGGCGGCAGCGGCCAGATCAGCGGCAGCTTCAACGCCCGCACCGCCAACGACGTGGCCGTGCTGCTGCGCGCCGGCGCCCTGCCCGCCCCGCTGACGGTGGTGGAGGAGCGGACGGTGGGGCCGGAGCTGGGGGCGGACGCCATCCGGGCGGGCGTGATCTCGCTCCTCGCGGGCGCGGCCTTTGTCTTCCTCTACATGGGCTTCGCCTACGGGCTGCTCGGCTGGTTCGCCAATGTCGCGCTGCTCGTGAACATCCTGCTGATGATCGCGGCGCTGTCCCTGCTGCAGGCCACGCTGACCCTGCCGGGCATTGCCGGCATCGTGCTCACGCTCGGCACCGCGCTGGACGCCAACATCCTGATCAACGAGCGCATCCGCGAGGAGACGAAGGCCGGGCGAACGCCGATCCAGGCGCTGGAGCTGGGCTTCACCAAGGCGTCCGGCACCATCATGGACAGCAACCTGACGAACCTCATCGCCATGGTCTGCCTCTACGCCTTCGGCTCCGGCCCAGTGAAGGGCTTCGCCGTCACGGTCGCCATCGGCACGGTGGTGCAGATGTGGACGGCCACCACCCTCGTCCGCCTGCTCGTCTCCTGGTGGTACCGCGCGCGCCGCCCGCGCGAGCTGCCGGTCTGA
- a CDS encoding Gfo/Idh/MocA family oxidoreductase, whose protein sequence is MRLRLGILGAGHFGRFHALKAAKAPRFDLIGLHDADPARAALVAGEAGCPALSAEAVIAAADAVIVAAPTAFHHGLAHAALSAGKHVLVEKPIAATLEQADDLVALARAKGVVLQVGQLERFSGGMRALRAEGGLAARVGRPLYMEAIRIAPFRPRSLDVSVVLDLMIHDLDLALALAGSPLVGVDAVGSAVASPTIDIANARLRFGNGAVATVTASRVSLHMERRLRLFGDAGYLNLDHLKREMFWVRRGEGASLEQIPEHGLSQATWAESDSLEAEHASFAAACLDGAPIEADGAAGRAALDAALRVEAAVKASLMAAGAG, encoded by the coding sequence ATGCGTCTTCGGTTGGGCATCCTCGGCGCCGGGCATTTCGGCCGGTTCCACGCGCTGAAGGCCGCCAAGGCGCCCCGGTTCGACCTGATCGGCCTGCACGACGCCGATCCGGCCCGCGCCGCCCTGGTGGCCGGGGAGGCGGGCTGCCCCGCCCTCTCGGCCGAGGCCGTGATCGCCGCCGCCGATGCCGTGATCGTCGCCGCCCCCACCGCCTTTCACCACGGCCTGGCCCATGCTGCCCTTTCCGCAGGCAAGCATGTGCTGGTCGAAAAGCCCATCGCCGCGACGCTGGAGCAGGCGGACGACCTTGTCGCCCTGGCCCGGGCCAAGGGAGTGGTGCTGCAGGTCGGGCAGTTGGAGCGCTTTTCCGGCGGGATGCGGGCGCTTCGGGCAGAGGGCGGGCTGGCCGCCCGCGTCGGCCGACCGCTCTACATGGAGGCGATCCGCATCGCCCCCTTCCGTCCGCGCAGCCTCGACGTCTCCGTGGTGCTGGACCTGATGATCCACGACCTGGACCTGGCCTTGGCGCTTGCCGGCAGCCCTCTGGTGGGGGTGGACGCGGTGGGATCGGCGGTCGCTTCTCCCACCATCGACATCGCCAATGCCCGGCTGCGCTTCGGCAACGGGGCGGTGGCGACGGTCACCGCCAGCCGGGTCTCCCTGCATATGGAGCGCCGGCTGCGGCTGTTCGGGGATGCCGGCTACCTGAACCTGGACCACCTGAAGCGGGAGATGTTCTGGGTGCGCCGGGGGGAGGGGGCCTCGCTGGAGCAGATCCCCGAGCACGGCCTGTCCCAGGCCACCTGGGCCGAGAGCGACAGCCTGGAGGCCGAGCACGCCAGCTTCGCCGCCGCCTGCCTGGACGGTGCCCCGATCGAGGCCGATGGCGCCGCCGGCCGGGCCGCGCTGGACGCGGCGCTGCGGGTGGAGGCGGCGGTGAAGGCCTCGCTGATGGCGGCCGGCGCCGGTTAG
- a CDS encoding CoA transferase produces MTRVSLEALAEAVPDGALLALPPDNSLPSVALAKALVRRGARELRLLGVPVSGFATDLLIGAGCVAEVETSAVSLGEAGFAPRFSAAVKAGAITVRDATCPAIHTMLQAAEKGVPFMPLRGVIGSDITAHRPDWRVVQNPLSDRPDPILLLPALHPDAAAIHAVMADEAGNVWVGRRRECATLAHASRKLLVTVERVVAGNMLEDERLAPGTISATYVEAFAVAERGAHPVALLDEYGFDAAYVATYARAARTEEGFRAWVQEHVFGRAAQVAAE; encoded by the coding sequence ATGACGAGAGTGAGCCTGGAGGCCCTGGCGGAGGCGGTGCCGGACGGCGCCCTTCTGGCCCTGCCGCCCGACAACTCCCTGCCCTCGGTGGCGCTGGCCAAGGCGCTGGTGCGCCGGGGCGCGCGGGAGCTGCGGCTGCTGGGCGTGCCCGTCTCCGGCTTCGCGACGGACCTGCTGATCGGCGCGGGCTGCGTGGCGGAGGTGGAGACGAGCGCGGTCTCGCTGGGCGAGGCCGGCTTCGCGCCCCGCTTCTCCGCCGCGGTGAAGGCCGGGGCGATCACGGTGCGGGACGCGACCTGCCCGGCCATCCACACCATGCTCCAGGCCGCCGAGAAGGGCGTGCCCTTCATGCCGCTGCGGGGGGTGATCGGCAGCGACATCACCGCCCACCGGCCGGACTGGCGGGTGGTGCAGAACCCGCTCTCCGACAGGCCAGACCCCATCCTGCTCCTGCCCGCCCTGCACCCGGACGCCGCCGCGATCCACGCCGTGATGGCGGATGAGGCGGGGAACGTCTGGGTGGGGCGGCGGCGGGAATGCGCCACCCTCGCCCATGCCTCCCGCAAGCTGCTGGTGACGGTGGAGCGCGTGGTGGCCGGCAACATGCTGGAGGATGAGCGCCTGGCGCCCGGCACGATCTCCGCGACCTATGTGGAGGCCTTCGCGGTGGCGGAGCGCGGGGCCCATCCCGTGGCCCTGCTGGACGAGTACGGCTTCGATGCCGCCTATGTTGCCACCTATGCCCGCGCCGCCAGGACGGAGGAGGGCTTCCGGGCCTGGGTGCAGGAGCACGTCTTCGGCCGCGCAGCCCAGGTAGCGGCGGAATGA
- a CDS encoding sigma-70 family RNA polymerase sigma factor, producing the protein MPDSHAAPDIAELIRAVAGGEAGALRHLYEVQGARLFGIALAILRDRDAAADALHDAVLKVSSRAGQFDAARGEGAAWLGAIARNAALDLARARGRETPSDDPALGDTAVAPEALERLAAAQQHGRLHECLAALEDRNREGIVLAFVHGLSHAQIAARLEMPLGTVKAWIRRGLMRLKGCLA; encoded by the coding sequence ATGCCTGACAGCCATGCGGCGCCCGACATTGCCGAACTGATCCGCGCCGTCGCCGGTGGCGAGGCCGGCGCCCTGCGGCACCTCTACGAGGTGCAGGGGGCGCGCCTCTTCGGCATCGCCCTCGCCATCCTGCGGGATCGGGACGCGGCAGCGGACGCGCTGCACGACGCCGTGCTGAAGGTCTCCTCCCGCGCCGGGCAGTTTGACGCCGCGCGCGGGGAGGGGGCGGCCTGGCTCGGTGCCATCGCCCGCAACGCCGCCCTGGACCTCGCCCGCGCCCGGGGGCGCGAGACCCCCTCCGATGATCCCGCCCTCGGCGACACCGCGGTGGCGCCGGAGGCACTGGAGCGCCTGGCCGCCGCCCAGCAGCACGGCCGCCTGCACGAGTGCCTGGCCGCGCTGGAGGACCGGAACCGCGAGGGCATCGTCCTCGCCTTCGTGCACGGCCTCTCCCACGCCCAGATCGCGGCGCGGCTGGAGATGCCGCTCGGCACGGTGAAGGCCTGGATCCGAAGAGGGCTGATGCGGCTGAAGGGGTGCCTCGCATGA
- a CDS encoding flavin reductase, translating to MEPSRQEFRDAMARLGAAVTIVTTDGRAGRVGITASAVCSVTDTPPTLLVCMNRNSSLNPAVQANGVLCINVLPGQAQELANTFAGFTGADQAVRFEEASWTTLATGAPVLEEAVAALDCTVEEVVEKGTHSVVFARVQAIRLGASGPALIWFSRNYHPVGMPG from the coding sequence ATGGAGCCCAGCCGCCAGGAGTTCCGCGATGCCATGGCCCGTCTCGGCGCCGCCGTGACCATCGTCACCACCGATGGAAGGGCCGGGCGCGTGGGTATCACCGCCAGCGCCGTCTGCAGCGTGACGGACACACCGCCGACCCTCCTGGTCTGCATGAACCGCAACAGCAGCCTCAACCCCGCGGTGCAGGCCAACGGCGTGCTCTGCATCAACGTGCTGCCGGGGCAGGCGCAGGAACTGGCGAACACCTTCGCCGGCTTCACCGGAGCGGATCAGGCCGTTCGCTTCGAGGAGGCCAGCTGGACCACCCTCGCCACCGGCGCCCCGGTGCTGGAGGAAGCGGTGGCCGCCCTGGATTGCACCGTGGAGGAGGTGGTGGAGAAGGGGACCCACAGCGTGGTCTTCGCCCGCGTCCAGGCCATTCGCCTTGGTGCGTCCGGGCCCGCGCTGATCTGGTTCTCGCGGAACTACCACCCCGTGGGGATGCCGGGGTAG
- a CDS encoding EAL domain-containing protein produces MPLPRAAARPDAAEELLAVLRSPALIAQVQEALQQIGAPPARPVRPEEAAARLVGPGRPPLGLLCEPQPEERGWGALHAAAQDPFSPTRVLLMDAKLAGNASALTAALRRITGRPDPSEAEEVAALRRGLAEGEVAMRYQPIVRIADRRPVALEGLVRWLRPDGRRAIPLGPDAFIPMAERHGLSLAVARAVGHMAVQDMRAMRARTALPISINLPLEVLQRPDTVPWLGRLCREGGLRPSMLGIELTETTPVHDLPLLRRAVLRLRGAGHDLWVDDMSLEERRDMLLRLPFTGIKLDRFLVTEAPRSRRSRAELERLVALAHARGMLVTAEGVSSPALWHAMACAGVDRAQGFAVGRPLPAAALPAWIAAWRGAGRLSLTV; encoded by the coding sequence GTGCCGCTGCCCCGCGCAGCCGCGAGGCCCGATGCCGCGGAGGAGCTTCTCGCCGTCTTGCGGAGCCCCGCGCTGATCGCGCAGGTGCAGGAAGCACTTCAGCAGATCGGGGCGCCACCGGCCCGGCCGGTACGGCCTGAGGAGGCGGCGGCGCGGCTGGTCGGGCCCGGCCGCCCCCCGCTGGGCCTGCTCTGCGAGCCGCAGCCGGAGGAAAGGGGCTGGGGCGCGCTGCACGCCGCGGCGCAGGACCCTTTCAGCCCCACCCGCGTGCTCCTCATGGACGCCAAGCTGGCGGGGAACGCGTCCGCGCTCACGGCCGCGCTCCGCCGCATCACCGGCCGCCCGGACCCGAGCGAAGCGGAGGAGGTCGCGGCGCTGCGGCGCGGTCTGGCGGAGGGCGAGGTGGCCATGCGCTACCAGCCCATCGTCCGCATCGCGGACCGCCGGCCGGTGGCGCTGGAAGGGCTGGTGCGCTGGCTGCGTCCGGACGGGCGCCGCGCCATCCCTCTGGGGCCGGACGCCTTCATCCCAATGGCGGAGCGGCACGGGCTCTCCCTGGCGGTGGCGCGGGCCGTTGGGCACATGGCGGTGCAGGACATGCGGGCGATGCGCGCGCGGACGGCGTTGCCGATCTCCATCAACCTCCCGCTGGAGGTGCTGCAGCGCCCGGACACCGTGCCCTGGCTGGGCCGGCTGTGCCGCGAGGGCGGGCTGCGGCCCTCCATGCTGGGGATCGAGCTGACGGAAACGACCCCGGTCCACGACCTGCCCCTGCTGCGCCGGGCCGTGCTGCGGCTGCGCGGGGCGGGGCACGACCTGTGGGTGGACGACATGAGCCTGGAGGAGAGGCGGGACATGCTGCTCCGCCTACCCTTCACCGGCATCAAGCTGGACCGCTTCCTCGTCACCGAGGCGCCGCGAAGCCGGCGGTCGCGGGCGGAGCTGGAGCGGCTGGTGGCCCTGGCGCACGCGCGCGGCATGCTGGTGACGGCGGAGGGGGTTTCGAGCCCGGCGCTGTGGCACGCCATGGCCTGTGCCGGGGTGGACCGCGCGCAGGGCTTCGCCGTGGGGCGGCCGCTGCCCGCCGCGGCCCTTCCCGCCTGGATCGCGGCCTGGCGCGGCGCGGGCAGGCTTTCGCTCACCGTCTGA
- the secF gene encoding protein translocase subunit SecF encodes MLGFYRPLFRLVPDNTKIQFMKGRVAGLVVSAILSIGSVILAIHPGLEQGIDFKGGITMEARTPGPADLGRLRAAVSGLNVGDVGLQQFGDADTVLIRLPVQGEEAATQQAVSRVRGALEGAAPGTRILRTEAVGNRVSDELFTGGLIALAISLGAMLIYIWVRFEWQFAIGAIVTLILDTTKVVGFLAVTRLEFNLTTIAAILTIIGFSANDKVVVYDRMRENLRKFKTMPLRELIDRSINETLNRTLGTSMTLFLSALPLALFGGDTLSGFAWTMLFGIVVSASSSIFIAAPILLFLGENRLRRGTEAPKVAAPRPPNAAKAAAATQGAAGPRR; translated from the coding sequence ATGCTCGGCTTCTACCGCCCCCTTTTCCGGCTCGTTCCCGACAACACCAAGATCCAGTTCATGAAGGGCCGGGTCGCGGGGCTCGTCGTCTCCGCGATCCTCTCCATCGGCTCCGTTATCCTCGCCATCCATCCCGGGCTCGAGCAGGGGATCGACTTCAAGGGCGGGATCACGATGGAGGCCCGCACGCCCGGGCCGGCCGATCTCGGCCGGCTGCGCGCGGCCGTCTCCGGCCTGAACGTCGGCGATGTCGGGCTGCAGCAGTTCGGCGATGCCGACACCGTCCTCATCCGCCTGCCCGTCCAGGGCGAGGAGGCGGCGACGCAGCAGGCCGTCTCCCGCGTCCGCGGGGCGCTGGAGGGGGCGGCGCCCGGCACGCGCATCCTGCGGACGGAGGCGGTGGGCAACCGCGTCTCGGACGAGCTCTTCACGGGCGGGCTGATCGCGCTCGCCATCTCGCTCGGCGCGATGCTGATCTACATCTGGGTGCGCTTCGAGTGGCAGTTCGCCATCGGCGCCATCGTCACGCTGATCCTGGACACCACGAAGGTGGTGGGCTTCCTCGCCGTCACGCGGCTGGAGTTCAACCTGACGACGATCGCGGCGATCCTGACGATCATCGGCTTCTCCGCGAACGACAAGGTCGTGGTCTACGACCGGATGCGCGAGAACCTCCGCAAGTTCAAGACGATGCCGCTGCGGGAGCTGATTGACCGCTCGATCAACGAGACGCTGAACCGCACGCTCGGCACCTCCATGACGCTGTTCCTCTCGGCGCTGCCGCTCGCCCTCTTCGGCGGCGACACGCTGTCGGGCTTCGCCTGGACCATGCTGTTCGGCATCGTCGTCTCCGCCTCCTCCTCCATCTTCATCGCGGCACCGATCCTCCTTTTCCTAGGGGAGAACCGGCTGCGGCGGGGGACGGAGGCGCCGAAGGTCGCGGCACCCCGGCCACCCAATGCGGCGAAGGCTGCGGCAGCCACGCAGGGCGCGGCGGGACCGCGGAGATGA
- a CDS encoding anti-sigma factor domain-containing protein yields the protein MIPSDPEALDGLAAEHVLGTLDAREAAEVVRALPVNADLREAVAGWEARLAPLSDLAVPEAPPPALWDRIEASLRARAVPPPAVPMRRSSLLRGWAIGSTAVAAGLAAILLFRPAEPPRMTTVLLTSQDQPAWVVEAEGGGLRLASLNPRPVESGRVQQLWALPPGATAPVSLGLVPERGQVSVAPGLVRPEPGMLIEITLEPPGGSPTGRPTGPILFIGRLAPARGS from the coding sequence ATGATCCCCTCCGATCCCGAGGCGCTGGACGGCCTCGCCGCCGAGCACGTTCTCGGCACTCTCGATGCGCGCGAGGCGGCGGAGGTGGTGCGCGCCCTGCCGGTGAACGCCGACCTGCGCGAGGCCGTGGCAGGGTGGGAAGCGCGCCTCGCCCCCCTCTCGGACTTGGCCGTGCCGGAAGCGCCGCCGCCCGCGCTCTGGGACCGGATCGAGGCCTCGTTGAGGGCTCGCGCCGTTCCCCCGCCCGCCGTGCCGATGCGGCGCTCGTCCCTCCTGAGGGGCTGGGCGATCGGCTCCACGGCGGTCGCGGCCGGCCTTGCCGCGATCCTGCTGTTCCGCCCGGCCGAGCCGCCGCGGATGACGACGGTGCTCCTCACCAGCCAGGACCAGCCCGCCTGGGTGGTGGAGGCAGAGGGCGGCGGACTCCGCCTCGCCAGCCTCAACCCTCGGCCGGTCGAGAGCGGTCGCGTGCAGCAGCTCTGGGCGCTGCCCCCTGGCGCCACCGCACCCGTCTCGCTCGGCCTGGTGCCGGAACGCGGGCAGGTCAGCGTTGCGCCCGGGCTGGTCCGGCCCGAGCCGGGCATGCTGATCGAGATCACCCTGGAACCGCCGGGCGGTTCCCCCACCGGTCGGCCGACGGGGCCGATCCTCTTCATCGGCAGGCTGGCGCCGGCGCGGGGCAGCTGA
- a CDS encoding CoA-transferase, producing the protein MSDIQPEERLAAALARLIVDPSAPPVRHIAVGAASPIPAAACWLVAKSGHPVRLSLLHKRSGNPFTEGSRELFDLTGQGRIDLFFLGGGQIDGQANINLIGTGEWPGQGVRFPGSFGSAFMYLMTPRTILFREEHSPRVLVERVDIVSAAGVTPPEVFRRGTAQALVTGRCVFRFDPGRARFTLESTHPGESAESIRTQTGFGFDAPEMVPTTPDPTPEELALLRGPVCEEMLETYPEFCARVFGRKAAA; encoded by the coding sequence ATGAGCGACATCCAGCCGGAGGAGCGGCTGGCGGCCGCCCTCGCCCGCCTCATCGTCGATCCGTCCGCGCCGCCGGTGCGGCACATCGCGGTCGGCGCGGCTTCTCCCATTCCGGCGGCGGCGTGCTGGCTGGTGGCGAAGTCCGGGCACCCCGTGCGGCTCTCCCTGTTGCACAAGCGCAGCGGCAACCCCTTCACGGAGGGATCGCGCGAGCTGTTCGACCTGACGGGACAGGGGCGGATCGACCTGTTCTTCCTCGGGGGCGGGCAGATCGACGGCCAGGCGAACATCAACCTGATCGGCACCGGCGAGTGGCCGGGCCAGGGGGTGCGCTTCCCCGGCAGCTTCGGCAGCGCCTTCATGTACCTGATGACGCCCCGCACCATCCTGTTCCGGGAGGAGCATTCGCCGCGTGTGCTGGTGGAGAGGGTGGACATCGTCTCCGCCGCCGGGGTCACGCCGCCCGAGGTGTTCCGGCGCGGCACCGCCCAGGCGCTGGTGACGGGGCGCTGCGTGTTCCGCTTCGACCCCGGCCGGGCCCGCTTCACACTGGAGAGCACTCATCCCGGCGAGAGCGCGGAGAGCATCCGGACACAGACCGGCTTCGGCTTCGACGCGCCTGAGATGGTGCCCACCACCCCCGACCCGACGCCGGAGGAGCTCGCCCTCCTGCGCGGCCCGGTCTGCGAGGAGATGCTGGAGACCTACCCGGAGTTCTGCGCCCGGGTCTTCGGGCGGAAGGCGGCGGCCTAA
- a CDS encoding DUF4394 domain-containing protein: protein MTRTIRSLALAGAALLGLGGAVEAATLVGLTNDGQLLRIDTESRRAAAPVRVRGAEGRLLGIDVRPADGKLYGVTDSGAIVTIDPATGMATKVSQLGEAFESGGRAVVDFNPVADRLRLMGSSGTNFRVNVDNGQVARDGALKYQAGTPLADTTPRITAGAYTNSMAGAQQTMLLTVDGVLGQLNLQAPPNDGVQQMRGRIGNVGASAALDIHTEGTTNTAYLLAGGVLHTLNLESGTPTPLGPVAGSTEVIDIAAMR, encoded by the coding sequence ATGACCCGCACGATCCGCAGCCTCGCCCTGGCCGGCGCTGCCCTTCTCGGCCTCGGCGGCGCGGTCGAGGCCGCCACGCTGGTCGGCCTGACCAATGACGGCCAGCTCCTCCGCATCGACACGGAGAGCCGCCGCGCCGCCGCGCCGGTCCGCGTGCGCGGGGCGGAGGGCCGGCTGCTCGGCATCGACGTGCGCCCGGCGGACGGCAAGCTCTACGGCGTCACCGATTCCGGGGCGATCGTCACCATCGACCCCGCCACGGGCATGGCGACGAAGGTCAGCCAGCTCGGCGAGGCCTTCGAGTCCGGCGGGCGCGCCGTGGTGGACTTCAACCCGGTGGCGGACCGGCTGCGCCTGATGGGCTCCTCCGGCACCAATTTCCGCGTGAACGTGGATAACGGGCAGGTCGCGCGCGACGGTGCGCTCAAGTACCAGGCCGGCACCCCCCTGGCTGACACGACCCCGCGCATCACTGCCGGCGCCTACACCAACAGCATGGCCGGCGCGCAGCAGACGATGCTGCTGACGGTCGACGGCGTGCTCGGCCAGCTGAACCTGCAGGCGCCGCCGAATGACGGCGTGCAGCAGATGCGCGGGCGCATCGGCAACGTGGGCGCTTCCGCCGCCCTCGACATCCACACCGAGGGAACCACCAACACCGCCTACCTCCTGGCCGGCGGCGTGCTCCACACGCTGAACCTGGAGAGCGGGACGCCGACGCCGCTGGGCCCCGTCGCGGGCTCCACCGAGGTGATCGACATCGCCGCGATGCGCTGA
- a CDS encoding tripartite tricarboxylate transporter substrate-binding protein has protein sequence MTTRRALLGASALLATGAGGARGQGAAPYVPAPTRPKSLTLLVGAAGGSTTDLWVRGFAPFLERHLKLVQVQVVNRVGEGGLAVMRDLADAPPDGSVLAYAATPILPARAVERNATALLDRLLPLGAVTEEPVALVAPPGAELAALRTRPDGRPLGLPPPTSPSAIAAAELAGSLPMEQLHFPSAAAARQAAMAGNVAAALVTVPEAVTAVREEKLVLLGMAAPARHPQFLEVPTLREEGLPVEGALRRGVVAPARIAPEAAARVARALRAAVADPEFLAQGESRGILPLFRDGQAWGVLMGQETAELRSRWETSPWPVSGG, from the coding sequence ATGACCACGCGGCGCGCGCTGCTCGGCGCCTCCGCCCTTCTCGCCACGGGGGCGGGCGGCGCGCGAGGCCAGGGCGCCGCCCCCTATGTGCCGGCCCCCACGCGACCGAAAAGCCTGACGCTGCTGGTCGGGGCCGCCGGCGGCAGCACCACGGACCTCTGGGTGCGCGGCTTCGCCCCGTTCCTGGAGCGGCACCTGAAGCTGGTGCAGGTGCAGGTGGTGAACCGCGTCGGCGAGGGCGGGCTGGCCGTGATGCGCGACCTGGCCGACGCGCCGCCCGACGGCTCCGTCCTGGCCTATGCCGCGACGCCGATCCTCCCCGCGCGCGCGGTGGAGCGGAACGCGACGGCGCTGCTGGACCGCCTCCTCCCCCTCGGCGCCGTGACGGAGGAACCGGTGGCCCTTGTCGCGCCTCCGGGAGCGGAGCTGGCCGCGCTGCGGACACGGCCGGATGGCCGCCCGCTGGGTCTACCGCCCCCGACCAGCCCCTCCGCCATCGCGGCCGCCGAGCTGGCCGGATCCCTGCCGATGGAACAGCTGCACTTTCCCTCCGCCGCCGCGGCCCGGCAGGCCGCCATGGCGGGCAATGTCGCGGCGGCGCTCGTCACGGTGCCGGAAGCGGTGACGGCGGTGCGAGAGGAGAAGCTCGTCCTGCTCGGCATGGCCGCGCCGGCCCGGCACCCGCAATTCCTGGAGGTGCCCACGCTCCGGGAGGAAGGGTTGCCGGTGGAGGGCGCGCTGCGGCGCGGCGTGGTGGCGCCGGCCCGCATCGCCCCGGAGGCGGCCGCCCGCGTGGCCCGGGCCCTGCGCGCCGCCGTGGCGGATCCGGAGTTCCTGGCGCAGGGCGAATCGCGGGGCATCCTGCCCCTGTTCCGGGATGGCCAGGCCTGGGGCGTCCTGATGGGTCAGGAGACGGCGGAGCTTCGCAGCCGGTGGGAGACCTCGCCCTGGCCGGTGAGTGGCGGCTAG